The following proteins come from a genomic window of Phacochoerus africanus isolate WHEZ1 chromosome 9, ROS_Pafr_v1, whole genome shotgun sequence:
- the LOC125135857 gene encoding olfactory receptor 11H12-like, producing the protein MNVSEPDSSFAFVREFILLGFSCEWKIQILLFSLFLTTYALTITGNGAIVCVLCCDRRLHIPMYMFLGNFSFLEIWYVSSTTPKMLINFLSDKKTISFVGCFLQFYFFFSLGTTECLLLAVMAFDRYLAICHPLHYPNLMTGHLCTKLVMTCWACGFLWFLIPIVLISQMSFCGSNIIDHVVCDPGPLFALACVSAPATQLLCYTLSSLVIIGNVLFILGSYTLVLTAVLRMPSATGRHKAFSTCGSHLAVVSLFYGSLMVMYVSPGLGHSAAMQKVATLFYAMVTPLFNPFIYSFRNKEIKAALRKVLGSFSIF; encoded by the coding sequence ATGAACGTCTCTGAGCCAGATTCCAGCTTTGCTTTTGTAAGAGAATTTATACTCCTAGGTTTTTCTTGTGAGTGGAAGATTCAGATCCTCCTCTTCTCACTTTTCCTTACAACATATGCTCTGACCATAACAGGCAATGGGGCCATTGTTTGTGTGTTATGCTGTGACCGGCGACTCCACATCCCCATGTATATGTTCCTGGGGAATTTCTCCTTTCTAGAAATCTGGTATGTCTCGTCTACAACACCCAAGATGTTAATCAACTTCCTCTCAGACAAAAAGACCATCTCCTTTGTTGGATGCTTcctccaattttatttctttttctctttgggaaCAACTGAATGCTTACTTTTGGCTGTCATGGCCTTTGATCGGTACCTCGCTATCTGTCATCCCTTGCACTACCCTAATCTCATGACTGGGCATCTCTGTACCAAACTGGTCATGACCTGCTGGGCTTGTGGGTTTCTGTGGTTCCTGATCCCCATTGTTCTCATCTCTCAGATGTCCTTCTGTGGATCAAACATCATTGACCATGTTGTGTGTGACCCAGGACCACTATTTGCACTGGCGTGTGTCTCTGCCCCAGCAACTCAACTGCTTTGTTACACTCTAAGCTCATTAGTTATCATTGGTAACGTTCTCTTCATCCTTGGGTCCTATACCCTTGTCCTAACAGCTGTGTTACGGATGCCTTCAGCCACTGGGAGACATAAGGCCTTCTCCACTTGTGGGTCTCACTTGGCTGTGGTATCACTGTTCTATGGATCTCTGATGGTCATGTATGTGAGCCCAGGACTCGGACATTCTGCTGCAATGCAGAAAGTTGCAACTTTGTTCTATGCTATGGTGACCCCACTCTTCAATCCCTTCATCTATAGTTTCCGGAATAAGGAGATAAAGGCGGCCCTGAGGAAAGTTCTGGGGAGCTTCAGTATATTCTAA